From Algoriphagus sp. NG3, the proteins below share one genomic window:
- a CDS encoding 6-pyruvoyl trahydropterin synthase family protein, whose translation MKVSVFRKEHFNAAHRLHNPEWSEDQNEAVFGKCNNPHFHGHNYELVVKLRGDIDPRTGYVYDMKVLSDLIKEHVLRKLDHKNLNLDTDEFKELNPTAENIAVVIWNILREKIDRKFELTIRLYETERNFVEYDGN comes from the coding sequence ATGAAAGTATCAGTATTTAGAAAAGAACATTTCAACGCAGCCCACAGACTTCACAATCCTGAATGGTCAGAAGATCAGAATGAAGCAGTTTTCGGTAAGTGTAATAATCCTCATTTTCATGGACACAATTATGAATTGGTCGTAAAACTAAGAGGAGACATAGACCCACGGACGGGTTATGTATATGATATGAAAGTGCTCAGTGACCTGATCAAAGAGCATGTGTTAAGAAAACTAGATCACAAAAATTTAAACCTGGATACCGATGAATTCAAAGAACTTAACCCAACCGCTGAGAACATTGCAGTGGTTATTTGGAATATTTTAAGGGAAAAAATTGATCGAAAATTCGAGTTAACGATTCGACTTTATGAAACAGAAAGAAACTTTGTTGAATACGATGGGAATTAA
- a CDS encoding HAD-IIIA family hydrolase, with protein sequence METEKIVADYFAHVSEEIWERAANIKLLITDIDGVMTDGGIIYDDNKLEFKKFNVKDGLIVYHLRKSGLMVGAITGRESYVVQNRCEELKFDFHYHGVKNKAKKFDEVLETLELQAEEVAFIGDDLIDLPILARVGLAVVPLDALEYVKPIAHYVSRFKGGEGVFREVGDILLHAGQHLVPLIETLSLQENDKK encoded by the coding sequence ATGGAAACAGAAAAAATAGTAGCTGATTACTTTGCCCATGTATCAGAGGAGATTTGGGAAAGGGCAGCAAACATAAAACTTCTCATCACTGACATAGATGGAGTGATGACGGATGGCGGTATTATCTACGATGATAATAAGCTGGAATTCAAGAAATTCAATGTGAAGGATGGATTGATCGTCTATCATCTGCGTAAAAGCGGGCTGATGGTCGGGGCAATCACCGGAAGAGAATCTTACGTAGTACAGAATCGCTGTGAGGAACTCAAGTTTGATTTCCATTATCACGGTGTGAAAAACAAAGCAAAGAAGTTCGATGAAGTGTTGGAGACACTGGAGCTTCAGGCTGAAGAAGTCGCTTTTATCGGTGATGACCTGATCGATCTTCCTATTTTGGCACGTGTGGGACTGGCTGTAGTGCCACTGGACGCGCTCGAATACGTGAAGCCTATAGCCCATTACGTTTCCCGCTTCAAAGGTGGGGAAGGCGTATTCCGAGAGGTTGGAGATATTCTTCTTCATGCCGGCCAACATTTAGTCCCATTGATTGAAACTTTATCCCTACAGGAAAATGACAAGAAATAA
- a CDS encoding bifunctional GNAT family N-acetyltransferase/carbon-nitrogen hydrolase family protein has protein sequence MSKQKEELEHRLKLRNIKLSDYDDIREIMVSIYKNQGGAWTKEELKNQLKVFPEGQIGIEDNGKLVAAAMSIVVDYMKFGDNHTYDQITGFGKFDTHDIDGDTLYGTDVFVHTEYRGMRLGRRLYDARKELCENLNLRSIIAGGRIPGYKNYAEEMTPRKYIDLVKNKEIYDPVLSFQIANEFHVRKVITKYLPSDTDSRAYATLLEWINIYYEKDEKLIGNKKSIVRLGLVQWKMRRFSNVDDLMQQVEFFVDTVSGYKSDFCLLPEFFNAPLLAEFNDMDASEAIRNLADYTDEIVSRMSDLAVSYNVNVIAGSMPEYDGKKLRNVSYLCRRDGTQDKQYKLHITPDEASYWGLQGGNGINVFDTDAGRIGILICYDVEFPELGRILAEQEMDILFVPFWTDTKNAFLRVNTCAKSRAIENECYVAITGSVGNLPKVENMDIQYSQAAIYSPSDFSFPHDAVVAMASENEETIIVADVDLDLLTKQRKAGSVRNLEQRRLDLYSIQWKQKK, from the coding sequence ATGAGTAAGCAAAAAGAAGAGCTGGAGCATAGACTAAAGCTTAGGAATATAAAACTCTCGGATTACGATGATATCCGGGAAATCATGGTTTCTATTTATAAAAATCAAGGGGGGGCGTGGACTAAAGAAGAACTCAAAAACCAACTGAAAGTATTCCCTGAAGGTCAGATCGGGATCGAAGACAACGGGAAGCTTGTGGCTGCTGCCATGAGTATAGTGGTGGATTACATGAAGTTTGGTGACAACCATACCTATGATCAAATCACCGGTTTCGGGAAGTTTGATACCCATGACATAGACGGAGATACGCTCTACGGTACGGATGTTTTTGTGCATACCGAATACCGAGGAATGCGACTAGGAAGACGTCTTTATGATGCCCGTAAAGAACTTTGCGAAAACCTAAACCTGAGGTCTATTATCGCTGGGGGTAGAATTCCGGGATATAAAAACTACGCAGAGGAAATGACGCCCCGTAAGTATATAGATTTGGTGAAAAACAAGGAAATATACGATCCGGTATTGTCTTTCCAGATCGCAAATGAGTTTCACGTGCGGAAGGTGATCACCAAATACCTTCCTTCGGATACTGATTCCCGAGCGTACGCTACCCTGCTTGAGTGGATTAATATTTATTACGAGAAAGATGAAAAGCTAATCGGTAATAAAAAATCAATCGTCCGTCTGGGATTGGTACAGTGGAAGATGAGACGCTTCTCCAATGTAGATGATCTGATGCAGCAGGTGGAGTTTTTCGTGGATACCGTATCCGGTTACAAATCTGACTTTTGCCTGCTCCCAGAATTCTTCAACGCACCGCTGTTGGCTGAATTCAATGACATGGACGCTTCAGAAGCAATCCGGAATCTTGCGGATTACACCGATGAGATAGTCAGCCGGATGAGTGACCTCGCCGTCTCCTACAACGTCAATGTGATCGCAGGCTCTATGCCGGAGTATGATGGCAAGAAGCTACGGAATGTGAGTTACCTATGTCGTAGAGATGGGACACAGGATAAGCAATACAAGCTTCATATCACCCCCGATGAGGCTTCCTACTGGGGTCTCCAAGGTGGAAATGGGATCAATGTATTCGATACTGATGCTGGAAGAATCGGAATATTGATCTGTTACGATGTGGAATTCCCCGAGTTGGGAAGAATTCTTGCGGAGCAGGAGATGGATATTTTATTTGTTCCGTTCTGGACAGATACCAAGAATGCTTTCCTGCGTGTAAATACCTGTGCCAAATCCCGTGCGATAGAAAATGAGTGCTATGTGGCTATTACAGGATCTGTGGGCAATCTGCCTAAAGTGGAAAACATGGATATCCAATACTCCCAGGCGGCAATTTATAGCCCTTCAGATTTCTCGTTCCCCCATGATGCAGTAGTAGCTATGGCCTCAGAGAATGAAGAAACAATTATTGTGGCGGATGTGGATTTGGATCTTTTGACCAAGCAGCGGAAAGCAGGAAGTGTACGAAACCTCGAGCAGAGAAGGCTCGATCTTTATTCTATCCAATGGAAACAGAAAAAATAG
- a CDS encoding SDR family oxidoreductase — MKGKNIVIIGGNSGIGKAVAALAENSGTNLFLYSRSGEGNQQVDVTDEGMEFMDLPEVIDGLVYCPGSINLKPFHRITVEDFQSEMDINFFGAVRTLQACMKNLKKSGSASVVLYSTVAVQTGMGFHAGIASAKGAIEGLVRSLAAEWAPNHIRVNAIAPSLTDTLLANQLISTDEKRVASEKRHPLGRIGKPEDIAEATCFLLDEKSSWVTGQILHVDGGMSSLK; from the coding sequence ATGAAAGGAAAGAACATAGTCATCATAGGAGGCAATTCTGGAATAGGTAAAGCTGTAGCAGCGTTGGCGGAAAATAGTGGTACAAATTTATTTCTCTATTCCAGATCCGGAGAAGGAAATCAGCAAGTAGATGTCACGGATGAGGGGATGGAGTTCATGGATTTACCGGAGGTAATTGATGGATTGGTTTATTGTCCTGGATCTATTAACCTGAAACCCTTCCACAGAATTACAGTGGAGGACTTCCAATCAGAGATGGATATTAACTTTTTCGGAGCTGTAAGAACTCTCCAAGCCTGCATGAAAAATCTGAAAAAATCCGGTAGTGCCTCCGTTGTCCTTTATAGCACGGTAGCGGTACAGACCGGAATGGGTTTTCATGCGGGAATTGCTTCAGCTAAGGGAGCGATAGAAGGCTTGGTACGGTCACTGGCTGCAGAATGGGCTCCAAACCATATCAGGGTCAATGCCATTGCTCCCTCTTTGACAGATACACTTCTGGCAAATCAACTCATTAGCACAGATGAGAAGCGTGTGGCATCAGAGAAAAGACATCCTTTGGGAAGAATAGGTAAACCCGAAGATATTGCTGAGGCCACCTGTTTCCTCTTGGATGAAAAATCCTCCTGGGTCACAGGACAGATACTGCATGTGGATGGCGGAATGTCTTCCTTGAAATAA
- a CDS encoding type II CAAX prenyl endopeptidase Rce1 family protein, which yields MLITESYELVFHLAPFLWSSFYGLIWGWITIKSGSILLALISHNLGNGVGMLIKMR from the coding sequence ATCTTAATTACAGAAAGTTATGAGCTAGTATTCCATCTCGCACCTTTTCTCTGGTCTTCGTTTTATGGTTTGATCTGGGGCTGGATTACTATCAAAAGCGGGAGTATTCTATTGGCTTTAATTTCACATAACCTTGGTAATGGAGTAGGAATGCTGATCAAGATGAGGTGA
- a CDS encoding phosphotriesterase, which produces MKHSLLVGFGFLLLSVSCTKSESESISFNTVTGTIPLDSMGITLVHEHMLVDFIGADSVSPDRYDQDKVIAKVLPYLMEVKKYGVKTIFDCTPSYLAKDPVLLKKLSELSGVQLVTNTGFYGAVGGKYLPDFVFQESAEEMAARWIDEYEHGIAETGIRPGFIKISVNEESPLREIDARLVKAAGLIHEKTGLTIASHTGTWATAKQEVAILQKMEVDPLAFVWVHAQAEGDFQNYLEAAKLGVWISLDGLGWSVDEYVDRLLFAKEQGILGNILISHDAGWYDPAKSDGGQFVPFTNIFEKLMPVLNEKGFEQSDWDLLLKESPKRAFGND; this is translated from the coding sequence ATGAAGCATTCCCTATTAGTAGGATTCGGTTTTTTACTGTTGTCTGTCTCCTGTACAAAATCTGAATCTGAGTCCATATCCTTCAATACTGTAACGGGCACGATTCCCCTAGATTCTATGGGGATTACATTAGTTCACGAGCATATGTTAGTGGATTTTATAGGTGCGGATTCAGTCTCTCCGGATCGGTATGATCAGGATAAGGTTATCGCAAAGGTTTTGCCTTATTTGATGGAGGTAAAGAAGTATGGCGTAAAAACGATTTTTGACTGCACACCTTCTTACTTGGCTAAAGATCCTGTTTTGCTGAAAAAACTTTCAGAGCTTTCAGGGGTTCAGCTGGTCACCAATACAGGGTTTTATGGAGCAGTGGGAGGGAAGTACCTGCCGGATTTTGTTTTTCAAGAAAGTGCAGAGGAAATGGCAGCGCGATGGATAGATGAGTATGAGCATGGAATAGCGGAAACAGGGATCAGGCCTGGATTTATAAAAATCTCAGTAAATGAAGAAAGTCCACTTCGGGAGATCGATGCCAGACTGGTGAAAGCAGCCGGGCTAATCCATGAAAAGACTGGGCTAACAATAGCATCTCATACCGGGACTTGGGCAACGGCAAAGCAGGAAGTAGCGATTTTGCAGAAAATGGAAGTTGATCCCTTGGCCTTTGTTTGGGTTCATGCACAAGCGGAAGGGGATTTTCAGAATTACCTAGAAGCGGCTAAACTTGGGGTTTGGATCAGTTTGGATGGACTAGGCTGGAGCGTAGATGAATATGTGGATCGCTTGTTATTTGCTAAAGAGCAAGGGATTTTGGGAAACATCTTAATTTCTCATGATGCTGGCTGGTATGATCCTGCAAAATCAGATGGGGGGCAATTCGTACCTTTTACCAATATTTTTGAAAAGCTCATGCCTGTGTTGAATGAAAAAGGATTTGAGCAGTCGGATTGGGATTTGCTGCTGAAGGAGAGCCCCAAAAGAGCATTTGGAAATGATTAA
- a CDS encoding L,D-transpeptidase family protein, producing MHNLKNRMLKKITLLLLLSFAPGLFCFAQNTGLKDNIRIRLEQDQPDIPLNVQGNELFAKGDIHQFYTNRLFEPAWTKSGILTELAYELRFEIMQSKFDGLNPSDYHLDQINAIFEQFEANKKIGRVNELDDLTGIDLLLSDAFFHLSAHLELGKVNPQSLNGDWEITRKTTKVSYPELLSSALAQQQIRQPLETLYPTITVYKKGREVIRAIDEIRKNDTLNWKAVKVVKSIKVGETNSGIPNLRERLVFWKYLEPYAYEDEKAYDSTMFLAVQKFQERNGLEPDGALGKNTVYALNQSPTYLIDKASVNMERLRWLPDTLRGAEMILVNIANYQLDYLSNRDTLFSTRVIVGKKYHASPIFSSAMSYIVFSPYWNLPTSIVRNEVMPAVRKNPNYLAEKNMEVVTYSGQAVDPGSVNWSGKSIPYMVRQKPGEHNSLGLVKFMFPNEHSVYIHDTPSRSLFSREDRALSHGCIRIQNPATFAELLLKGNGAWTPAKINTAMHQKHEQIVRLDRKIPVVLLYLTFWSDSKGQGHFRQDIYDRDAEVLNALRK from the coding sequence ATGCATAATTTGAAAAATAGAATGCTTAAAAAAATCACACTATTATTGCTCCTGAGTTTTGCTCCGGGGCTTTTTTGTTTTGCCCAGAACACAGGGTTGAAAGATAATATCCGTATCCGACTGGAGCAGGATCAGCCGGATATTCCGCTGAATGTGCAGGGGAATGAACTGTTTGCCAAAGGTGATATTCACCAGTTTTATACCAACCGTCTTTTTGAACCTGCATGGACGAAGTCAGGTATATTGACTGAATTAGCTTATGAGCTGCGCTTTGAAATCATGCAAAGCAAGTTTGATGGACTCAATCCCTCAGACTATCATCTGGATCAGATTAATGCCATCTTTGAGCAGTTTGAAGCTAATAAAAAGATAGGCAGAGTAAATGAACTGGATGACTTGACAGGAATTGATCTATTGCTTAGTGATGCTTTTTTTCACCTTTCAGCACATCTGGAATTGGGAAAAGTGAATCCGCAGTCCCTGAACGGTGATTGGGAGATTACCCGTAAAACCACTAAGGTTTCCTATCCTGAATTGTTGTCTTCAGCCTTGGCTCAGCAGCAGATCAGGCAGCCTCTGGAGACTTTGTATCCTACTATTACCGTCTATAAGAAGGGGCGGGAGGTCATCCGTGCGATTGATGAGATCCGGAAAAATGATACGTTGAACTGGAAAGCTGTGAAAGTAGTCAAGTCCATTAAGGTGGGGGAGACGAATAGCGGCATTCCCAATCTTCGGGAACGCTTGGTTTTTTGGAAATATCTGGAGCCTTATGCTTACGAAGATGAAAAAGCATATGATTCCACCATGTTTCTGGCAGTTCAGAAGTTTCAGGAGAGAAATGGATTAGAACCAGATGGAGCACTGGGTAAAAATACGGTCTATGCACTTAATCAATCCCCAACATACCTGATCGATAAGGCCTCTGTCAATATGGAAAGGCTCCGCTGGCTTCCCGACACCCTGAGGGGAGCAGAAATGATCCTGGTGAATATCGCCAACTATCAGCTAGACTATCTCAGCAACCGTGACACACTCTTTTCTACCCGCGTGATTGTGGGTAAGAAATATCATGCATCACCGATTTTCTCTTCAGCGATGAGCTACATCGTATTCAGCCCTTATTGGAATCTGCCTACGTCTATCGTACGAAATGAAGTGATGCCTGCTGTGCGTAAAAACCCGAATTACCTTGCTGAGAAAAATATGGAAGTGGTGACTTACTCTGGTCAGGCAGTAGATCCAGGTTCAGTGAATTGGAGCGGGAAATCCATACCTTATATGGTAAGGCAGAAGCCAGGTGAACATAATTCCCTGGGGCTGGTGAAATTTATGTTCCCAAATGAGCACAGTGTTTATATCCATGACACACCTTCCAGAAGCCTTTTTTCAAGAGAAGACCGTGCGCTAAGCCATGGCTGTATCAGAATTCAAAACCCTGCAACTTTTGCGGAACTATTGCTTAAAGGCAATGGAGCATGGACACCTGCAAAGATCAATACGGCCATGCATCAGAAGCATGAGCAAATTGTGAGGTTAGACCGGAAAATCCCAGTGGTATTACTTTATTTGACTTTCTGGTCAGATAGCAAGGGACAAGGTCATTTCAGGCAGGATATTTATGACCGGGATGCTGAAGTGTTAAATGCCTTACGAAAGTAA
- a CDS encoding L,D-transpeptidase family protein, with protein sequence MNKKIILSIAVVVVLALGLIWFFSQRRTDLKDELQAAINGEKSEVMTQSEYPQILQEFYEAREYVEVWLFNGSLSKSGKELLDQLENSKYDGLQPDDYHLAEIHALSSNPEKENKRFRNLSSEEKVRLELLLSDAFLSLVHDLENGKVDPSTLDPEWKFEKKESEIDYLTMLNEVGNGKSVEKIVEQLYPLSELYVQGREAIKELYQIHKNDTLTWEFAQVEGAIKVGEEHAAIPALRKRLIFWDFLNSYDMENPDLFDSTMFAGLQKYQKANGMNPDGVIGSLVAESLNKSPQDLIDIAAINMERLRWMPKMDWEQEMVVVNIANYQLDYLIKKDTAFTAKVIVGKEYSESPTFTAPMSYLVFSPYWNIPESITKDEIIPSISKNPNYLEQKNMEVVSSSGEVVRASKVNLSKEEGYRVRQKPGGDNSLGLVKFMFPNEYNIYIHDTPARSLFEKENRALSHGCIRIQNPEQFAQILLDSKEWDDDKIQEAMHQDKEKVVELDRKIPVVILYMTFWADKDGKANFRSDVYDRDQALLKALRSAKSSLDKA encoded by the coding sequence ATGAATAAGAAGATAATTCTCTCTATTGCAGTAGTGGTGGTTTTGGCTTTAGGGCTGATATGGTTTTTCAGCCAGCGGAGGACTGACTTGAAGGATGAACTACAGGCGGCTATAAATGGGGAAAAGTCAGAGGTCATGACCCAATCAGAATATCCCCAGATTTTACAGGAATTTTACGAGGCTAGGGAATATGTGGAAGTGTGGCTCTTTAATGGTTCACTGTCCAAATCCGGCAAAGAACTGCTAGATCAGCTTGAGAATTCAAAGTATGATGGACTACAGCCAGATGATTATCATTTGGCAGAGATTCATGCTCTTTCTTCTAATCCTGAAAAAGAAAACAAGCGATTCCGAAACCTCTCATCCGAGGAAAAGGTACGTTTGGAATTATTGCTGAGTGATGCGTTTTTATCCTTGGTTCACGATTTGGAAAATGGTAAAGTGGATCCGTCCACCTTGGATCCAGAATGGAAATTTGAAAAGAAAGAATCGGAGATTGATTACCTGACTATGCTGAATGAAGTAGGAAATGGGAAATCGGTTGAAAAAATAGTTGAGCAGCTCTATCCATTATCTGAACTTTATGTACAGGGCAGAGAAGCTATCAAAGAACTATACCAGATACATAAAAATGATACACTTACTTGGGAGTTTGCTCAGGTAGAAGGTGCAATAAAAGTAGGTGAGGAGCATGCTGCAATACCCGCTTTGCGAAAGCGATTGATTTTTTGGGATTTCTTGAACTCATATGATATGGAAAACCCTGATCTTTTTGACTCCACCATGTTTGCCGGCCTTCAGAAATATCAGAAAGCTAATGGCATGAATCCGGATGGGGTAATCGGATCCTTGGTAGCTGAATCTCTTAATAAATCTCCCCAAGATCTGATTGATATTGCTGCCATCAATATGGAGCGTCTTCGCTGGATGCCAAAAATGGATTGGGAGCAGGAAATGGTCGTAGTGAATATCGCCAATTATCAGTTGGATTATCTCATAAAGAAGGACACCGCTTTTACGGCTAAGGTGATTGTTGGTAAGGAATACAGTGAATCGCCCACCTTTACGGCACCTATGAGCTATTTGGTTTTTAGTCCCTACTGGAACATCCCCGAGTCCATCACCAAGGATGAAATCATTCCCTCCATCAGTAAAAACCCAAACTACCTGGAGCAAAAGAATATGGAAGTGGTGAGCAGTAGCGGAGAAGTGGTAAGAGCATCAAAGGTCAACTTATCAAAAGAAGAGGGCTATAGGGTACGCCAAAAGCCAGGGGGAGATAATTCACTTGGACTGGTGAAGTTTATGTTTCCCAATGAATATAATATCTACATCCACGATACCCCAGCCAGAAGTCTGTTCGAAAAAGAAAACAGGGCACTGAGCCATGGATGTATCCGAATCCAGAACCCTGAACAATTTGCGCAGATTCTACTGGATAGTAAGGAATGGGATGATGATAAAATCCAGGAAGCCATGCATCAGGATAAAGAAAAAGTGGTGGAACTGGACAGGAAAATACCTGTGGTGATACTTTATATGACCTTCTGGGCGGATAAAGACGGAAAAGCTAATTTCAGATCAGATGTGTATGATCGGGATCAGGCACTTTTAAAGGCTTTGCGAAGCGCCAAATCAAGCTTGGATAAGGCTTGA
- a CDS encoding murein L,D-transpeptidase catalytic domain family protein, with protein sequence MLNQTIAITLLLFLGVFPNSEIHKNIPIKNTAINPVSELYDGLQTSTGTLPSKEVFALAFQGWMKMKDNLKSKVLTVIDFSLPSTAKRMWIIDPEKGEVLLHSVVSHGRNSGDLMAKAFSNQPESFKSSLGFYTTAETYSGKHGYSLRLDGLERGFNDQARNRAIVIHGADYAREEFAKSVGRLGRSLGCPALPSELSAKAIDMIKDGSLLFIYGNDDTYLTKSSLIQA encoded by the coding sequence ATGCTCAATCAAACCATTGCGATTACTCTTCTCCTGTTCTTAGGAGTCTTCCCAAACTCAGAAATACATAAAAATATTCCCATCAAGAATACAGCCATCAATCCGGTAAGTGAGCTTTACGATGGTTTACAGACCTCCACAGGTACTTTACCTTCCAAAGAAGTATTTGCATTAGCTTTTCAAGGCTGGATGAAAATGAAGGATAACCTTAAGTCAAAAGTCTTGACTGTAATCGATTTCAGTTTGCCCTCCACCGCCAAGCGTATGTGGATCATAGATCCGGAAAAAGGAGAAGTTCTTTTACATTCTGTCGTTTCACACGGTAGAAATTCAGGTGATCTCATGGCAAAAGCTTTTTCTAATCAGCCTGAATCCTTCAAAAGCAGCTTAGGTTTTTATACAACTGCCGAAACTTATTCTGGAAAACACGGTTATTCTCTCCGGTTGGACGGTTTGGAAAGAGGCTTTAATGATCAGGCAAGAAACCGTGCTATAGTTATCCACGGAGCAGATTACGCACGGGAAGAATTTGCCAAATCTGTAGGAAGATTGGGAAGAAGCTTAGGGTGCCCGGCACTTCCCAGCGAGCTTTCGGCCAAAGCTATCGATATGATCAAAGACGGTTCTTTACTTTTCATCTATGGAAATGACGATACTTACCTTACCAAATCAAGCCTTATCCAAGCTTGA
- the folE gene encoding GTP cyclohydrolase I FolE, whose protein sequence is MKQKETLLNTMGINIARASAEDIGDEHVGTSLETPLREDAFEMDDELKVELIEKHFREIMHIMGLDLTDDSLKGTPNRVAKMYVKEVFSGLNPKNKPIAKLFENKYKYNEMLVEKNITFFSHCEHHFVPIHGKAHVAYISNGSVIGLSKINRIVQYFSQRPQVQERLTMQIGNELVEALGTDDVAVIMDADHMCVSSRGVKDTTSSTLTSFYSGKFEKDEQTRNEFLKYISLER, encoded by the coding sequence ATGAAACAGAAAGAAACTTTGTTGAATACGATGGGAATTAATATCGCCCGGGCATCTGCCGAGGATATTGGGGATGAGCATGTAGGGACTTCCCTGGAAACGCCTCTGAGAGAAGATGCTTTCGAAATGGATGATGAACTGAAGGTCGAATTGATCGAGAAGCACTTCCGTGAAATCATGCATATCATGGGCTTGGATCTGACCGACGATAGCCTCAAAGGAACTCCAAATCGTGTGGCAAAGATGTATGTGAAGGAAGTGTTCAGTGGGTTGAACCCTAAGAATAAGCCTATCGCAAAGCTTTTTGAAAACAAATACAAGTACAACGAAATGCTGGTGGAGAAGAATATTACCTTCTTTTCGCACTGTGAGCATCATTTCGTGCCTATTCATGGCAAAGCCCATGTGGCCTATATTTCCAACGGATCGGTAATCGGTCTTTCCAAAATCAACCGGATTGTACAGTACTTCTCCCAACGCCCGCAGGTGCAGGAGCGGCTTACCATGCAGATCGGAAATGAGCTGGTGGAAGCGCTAGGTACTGATGATGTGGCTGTGATCATGGATGCTGATCACATGTGTGTAAGCTCTAGAGGAGTGAAGGACACAACAAGTAGCACCCTTACGTCGTTCTATTCAGGTAAGTTTGAAAAAGACGAGCAAACGCGAAATGAATTTCTGAAGTACATCAGTTTGGAAAGATAA
- the kdsA gene encoding 3-deoxy-8-phosphooctulonate synthase, with product MTRNNKHMRITDSVILGEEKPVLFAGPCAVESYDICLEIGTKTKEWAEQHGFSYVFKASFDKANRTSSGSFRSIGMDKSLEVLQRVGNALNVPLVTDVHESYQVKDVAEVVDVLQIPAFLCRQTDLLLAAGETGKAVKIKRGQFMAPEDMQYAVSKVRSTGNENVCLTERGFSLGYHNLVVDMRGLPIMRQFAPVVFDITHSVQQPGGQGGSSGGQREFAPILARAAAATGIDGFFIETHPEPAKALSDGPNLIPLHKMGAFLEMLKEAWTLGRKYQDFEVQ from the coding sequence ATGACAAGAAATAACAAACACATGCGTATCACTGATTCAGTGATCCTAGGTGAAGAAAAACCAGTATTGTTTGCCGGGCCATGTGCTGTGGAAAGCTATGATATTTGCCTGGAAATAGGAACCAAAACAAAAGAATGGGCAGAGCAGCACGGGTTTTCCTATGTATTCAAAGCTTCTTTTGACAAGGCTAACCGGACTTCCTCAGGTTCTTTTAGAAGTATAGGGATGGACAAATCACTTGAAGTCTTGCAGCGAGTGGGCAACGCACTCAATGTGCCTTTGGTGACTGATGTACATGAAAGTTATCAGGTGAAAGACGTAGCGGAAGTAGTGGATGTATTACAGATCCCTGCCTTTCTGTGCAGGCAAACTGATTTACTCTTGGCTGCAGGAGAGACAGGGAAAGCCGTGAAAATCAAGCGGGGACAGTTTATGGCTCCGGAAGATATGCAGTATGCGGTAAGCAAAGTGCGATCAACAGGAAACGAGAATGTCTGCCTTACTGAACGGGGTTTTTCACTAGGCTATCACAACCTGGTTGTGGACATGCGTGGTCTTCCGATTATGCGTCAGTTTGCACCAGTGGTGTTTGACATTACCCATTCTGTGCAGCAGCCTGGTGGCCAAGGAGGAAGCAGTGGAGGTCAGCGGGAATTTGCGCCTATTTTGGCCAGGGCAGCAGCGGCAACCGGTATTGATGGATTTTTCATAGAGACTCATCCAGAACCAGCCAAAGCACTCAGTGATGGGCCAAACCTGATACCCTTGCATAAAATGGGTGCATTTCTGGAGATGCTGAAAGAAGCCTGGACGCTAGGCAGGAAATATCAGGATTTTGAGGTGCAATAG